A genome region from Arthrobacter sp. V1I9 includes the following:
- the rbfA gene encoding 30S ribosome-binding factor RbfA, producing MADPARAAKLAQRIKVVVAEALGRKVKDPRLEGITVTDARVTNDLQHATLYYTVFGDQAVQADAAKGLEKAKGVLRQEVGRNLSIRLTPTLEFVSDEVPVIASNLEELLREAKKRDAEVAALAASASHAGDADPYKSDASADVDIDEDDFDEEDFDVTDGEELDEDGNKQ from the coding sequence ATGGCTGATCCGGCACGTGCTGCCAAATTGGCGCAGCGGATTAAGGTTGTTGTTGCTGAGGCCCTTGGCCGGAAGGTTAAGGATCCTCGGCTGGAGGGCATCACCGTTACCGATGCCCGGGTGACGAATGATTTGCAGCATGCCACCCTCTACTACACCGTTTTTGGTGACCAGGCCGTTCAGGCTGATGCTGCCAAGGGCCTGGAGAAAGCCAAGGGTGTACTTCGCCAGGAGGTGGGGCGCAATCTCAGCATTCGCCTTACTCCCACCCTTGAGTTCGTCTCAGATGAGGTTCCCGTTATTGCATCCAACCTGGAGGAACTCCTCCGGGAAGCCAAAAAGCGTGACGCCGAAGTGGCAGCCCTGGCTGCCAGCGCAAGCCACGCGGGGGATGCCGATCCCTATAAGAGCGATGCGTCGGCCGATGTGGACATCGACGAAGACGACTTTGATGAAGAGGACTTTGACGTCACGGACGGCGAGGAACTCGACGAGGACGGCAACAAGCAGTAG